From a region of the Leptidea sinapis chromosome 6, ilLepSina1.1, whole genome shotgun sequence genome:
- the LOC126965073 gene encoding thioredoxin domain-containing protein — MNGILLRTSIFISLLANIPLIYSESLQSVSDDDLLTLIKENEKLIVLFTKPNCKECNELEKIIDNLRDEFEQQLNAFSVKATNSHLARLYSPNKEPAIVFFRHGVPLLYYGNPNEGEIYGYFEKNQSPAVKELTDKIFEHLTQAATGATTGDWFVMFYGASCVECQRLHAVWESVGASLRGKVNVARVDSNLAGALTAKRFKVTTLPAFLFFRLGKVYRYDLPNYDVKSFITFAQDWYRNVKGDAVPLLSSPFDELVDWSVEFIKYSIAFGLDILTRHPWIWQIGVVGFGLVAITALIALVKARKPKQTKSVKKDKKKK, encoded by the exons ATGAATGGGATATTATTAAGGACGtctatttttatatctttgCTTGCTAACATTCCTTTAATTTATTCTGAAAGTTTACAAAGTGTTAGTGATGACGATTTACTAACACTTATAAAAGAGAATGAAaaacttattgttttattta CCAAGCCTAATTGCAAAGAATGTAATGAATTGGAGAAAATAATTGACAACTTGAGGGATGAATTTGAACAACAGCTGAATGCATTTTCTGTAAAAGCAACTAATAGTCACTTGGCTCGTCTCTATAGTCCTAACAAAGAACCTGCTATTGTATTCTTTAGGCATGGAGTgccattattatattatg gTAATCCAAATGAAGGTGAAATTTATGGCTACTTTGAAAAAAACCAATCACCAGCAGTTAAAGAACTAACGGATAAAATATTTGAGCATCTAACACAAGCTGCAACTGGTGCTACCACTGGAGACTGGTTTGTTAtgtt TTATGGCGCCTCCTGTGTTGAGTGCCAAAGACTACATGCAGTTTGGGAAAGTGTTGGCGCATCACTTAGAGGAAAAGTGAATGTTGCCAGAGTTGATTCAAATTTAGCTGGTGCGTTAACTGCAAAACGTTTTAAAGTGACAACTTTACCTGCTTTCCTTTT CTTCCGTTTGGGAAAAGTATATCGATATGATTTACCAAATTATGATGTGAAGTCATTTATAACATTTGCTCAAGATTGGTATAGAAATGTAAAAGGTGATGCGGTGCCACTTTTGTCATCTCCATT tGATGAACTTGTGGACTGGAGTGTGGAGTTTATAAAGTATTCAATAGCATTTGGCCTAGATATTCTGACAAGACATCCTTGGATATGGCAGATTGGTGTTGTTGGATTTGGTTTGGTAGCAATTACAGCTCTTATAGCACTTGTCAAAGCAAGAAAACCAAAACAGACCAAAAGTGTTAAAAAGGACaagaaaaagaaataa